One Syntrophus gentianae genomic region harbors:
- the cas1e gene encoding type I-E CRISPR-associated endonuclease Cas1e — translation MEPQLPPLKPIPMKDRVSVVFVEKGNLDVLDGAFVVVDKNGVRTHIPVGGVACLMLEPGTRVSHMAVMLAARVGCLLVWVGDGGVRLYASGQPGGARADRLLYQAKLALDDSARLKVVRKMYALRYGEEPPERRSVEQLRGIEGVRVRKMYEMFARQYGVVWKSRNYDYTEWESGDIPNRCLSSATACLYGICEAAILAAGYAPAVGFIHTGKPQSFVYDIADIFKFETVVPVAFRIAAKKPTQPEREVRLACRDSFRQSRILRRIIPTIEEVLTAGGVERPKAHEEAVEIAIPNKEGIGDAGHRG, via the coding sequence ATGGAGCCTCAATTACCGCCCCTGAAGCCGATTCCCATGAAAGACAGGGTCTCTGTGGTCTTTGTGGAAAAAGGAAATCTTGATGTCCTCGACGGTGCTTTTGTCGTGGTCGATAAGAACGGCGTCCGCACCCATATCCCCGTGGGCGGCGTGGCCTGTCTCATGCTGGAGCCGGGGACGCGGGTCTCTCATATGGCCGTCATGCTGGCAGCACGGGTCGGCTGCCTTCTGGTTTGGGTCGGCGATGGCGGCGTTCGGCTGTATGCCTCTGGGCAGCCTGGTGGTGCACGGGCTGACCGGCTCTTGTATCAGGCGAAGCTTGCCCTGGATGATTCAGCTCGCTTGAAGGTTGTCCGAAAAATGTACGCGCTGAGGTACGGGGAAGAGCCTCCGGAAAGGCGCAGCGTCGAGCAACTGAGGGGAATTGAAGGGGTGAGGGTCCGAAAGATGTATGAAATGTTTGCCCGGCAATACGGTGTAGTCTGGAAAAGCCGCAATTACGATTATACCGAATGGGAAAGCGGCGATATCCCGAATCGCTGTCTCAGCTCGGCAACAGCCTGCCTTTATGGGATTTGCGAGGCAGCGATCCTGGCGGCAGGATATGCCCCTGCGGTCGGATTCATCCACACAGGGAAACCGCAATCTTTTGTTTACGATATCGCCGACATTTTTAAATTTGAAACAGTTGTACCGGTGGCGTTCCGCATCGCGGCTAAGAAACCGACCCAGCCGGAACGAGAAGTTAGGTTGGCCTGTAGGGATTCATTCCGGCAATCCAGAATCCTCCGCCGGATAATCCCAACAATTGAGGAGGTTTTGACTGCCGGAGGAGTGGAGAGACCTAAGGCCCATGAAGAGGCCGTTGAAATAGCCATTCCCAACAAGGAGGGCATTGGCGATGCTGGTCACCGTGGTTGA
- the casB gene encoding type I-E CRISPR-associated protein Cse2/CasB, whose protein sequence is MEKKELPDFMALYKKWKQLRPGPQAELRRIGKPDELIETPTFYRLFAGEAAQEWAKLAYQRLIFCLPCIKHTDEDVGLGKALARGKGVSEKRLFQVIRSEPPNDMIQLRRILQMVEPSVNWPRAAKLLWYWNQRSKRDLLEEYFMNHPK, encoded by the coding sequence ATGGAAAAGAAGGAACTTCCTGATTTCATGGCACTCTACAAGAAATGGAAGCAATTGCGTCCCGGTCCGCAAGCGGAACTCAGGCGCATTGGTAAGCCTGATGAATTAATTGAGACTCCGACATTCTATCGCCTATTTGCGGGAGAAGCTGCACAGGAGTGGGCTAAGCTTGCATACCAGCGGCTTATTTTCTGTTTACCCTGTATCAAACACACTGACGAAGATGTAGGCCTAGGCAAAGCTCTGGCCAGAGGAAAAGGCGTTAGTGAAAAGAGATTGTTTCAGGTGATCCGTTCCGAACCACCGAACGACATGATTCAACTTCGCCGGATATTGCAGATGGTTGAGCCATCCGTGAACTGGCCAAGGGCCGCAAAACTGCTTTGGTACTGGAATCAACGAAGCAAGCGAGATTTACTGGAAGAATATTTTATGAATCATCCAAAATAA
- the cas5e gene encoding type I-E CRISPR-associated protein Cas5/CasD — protein sequence MRDFLILKLHGPMQAWGEHTFEGLRPSANFPTRSGLLGLLGACLGIKRNDREQLQQLADSVGMAVRIDERHISRKDRTSRTLRVVKMIDYHTVKDAREDYRGLKKHDTIQTWREYLYDAEFTVALWNYPDATLDLSVLETAVKKPYFTPYLGRRSCPLTRPLFEERFESSNLLEAFKRIAPYVGTIYSEEKIGDRMKRVRDVPLINQPRQFAGRNLYIHGGGHVPE from the coding sequence ATGCGAGATTTTCTCATTCTCAAATTGCATGGTCCCATGCAGGCATGGGGCGAACATACCTTCGAGGGGCTGAGACCGTCGGCCAATTTCCCTACCCGTAGCGGTTTACTGGGACTTCTTGGTGCATGTCTGGGCATTAAACGAAATGACCGCGAACAACTTCAGCAATTGGCTGATAGCGTTGGTATGGCGGTAAGGATTGATGAACGGCATATCTCAAGAAAAGACAGAACTTCACGGACATTGCGGGTCGTGAAGATGATCGATTACCACACCGTAAAAGACGCCCGTGAGGATTACCGTGGACTGAAGAAGCACGATACGATCCAGACTTGGCGGGAATATCTGTACGACGCCGAATTTACCGTGGCGCTCTGGAATTATCCGGATGCCACACTCGACCTAAGCGTCTTGGAAACGGCGGTAAAAAAACCGTATTTCACGCCTTACCTGGGACGGCGCAGTTGTCCGCTTACGCGACCGCTGTTTGAAGAACGGTTTGAATCGTCGAATCTTCTGGAAGCCTTCAAAAGAATAGCGCCCTATGTTGGAACGATCTACAGCGAAGAGAAGATAGGCGACCGGATGAAACGGGTCCGCGATGTTCCCTTGATTAACCAGCCACGTCAATTTGCCGGACGGAACCTCTATATCCACGGAGGTGGACATGTACCTGAGTAA
- a CDS encoding protein-L-isoaspartate(D-aspartate) O-methyltransferase yields the protein MKRFLALGAFLLFCFAFPAEAGEFDAARQRMVKEVLADAAETASYIGSSSFNPAVVRAMGKVERHRFVPSGLVSLAYLNRPLPIGHGQTISQPYIVALMTDLMKVKPGEKVLEIGTGSGYQAAILAELAVSVYSIEIVEALGREAGARLKALGYRNVRTKVGDGYYGWPEAAPFDAIMVTAAASHVPPPLIKQLKPGGRMVIPLGTHFLTQSLMLVEKRKDGSITSRQILPVRFVPLTGGH from the coding sequence ATGAAACGTTTCCTTGCTTTGGGTGCATTTCTGCTTTTCTGCTTCGCATTTCCGGCAGAAGCTGGCGAATTCGATGCCGCGCGGCAGCGGATGGTGAAAGAGGTGCTGGCCGATGCGGCGGAGACGGCCTCGTATATCGGCAGCTCTTCGTTCAATCCTGCGGTCGTTCGGGCGATGGGAAAAGTGGAGCGCCATCGTTTCGTGCCGTCCGGACTGGTTTCCCTGGCCTACCTCAACCGCCCCCTGCCGATCGGCCACGGGCAGACGATTTCGCAGCCTTACATCGTGGCGCTGATGACGGATCTGATGAAGGTCAAACCCGGCGAAAAGGTGCTTGAAATCGGAACAGGGTCCGGTTACCAGGCGGCCATTCTGGCGGAATTGGCCGTTTCGGTTTACAGCATCGAAATTGTCGAGGCGCTGGGCAGGGAGGCCGGCGCACGGCTGAAAGCGCTCGGGTACCGCAACGTGAGAACGAAAGTTGGGGACGGCTACTATGGCTGGCCGGAAGCGGCGCCCTTTGATGCCATCATGGTAACGGCCGCCGCCAGCCATGTGCCCCCGCCGCTGATCAAACAGCTCAAACCGGGCGGACGCATGGTGATCCCCCTCGGCACGCACTTCCTGACGCAGTCGCTGATGCTGGTGGAGAAGAGGAAGGATGGTTCGATAACCAGCCGCCAGATCCTGCCGGTGCGTTTTGTTCCCCTCACCGGCGGGCATTGA
- the cas7e gene encoding type I-E CRISPR-associated protein Cas7/Cse4/CasC has translation MDKNFINFHILISHSPSCLNRDDMNMQKSAIFGGKRRVRISSQSLKRTMRTSEYYKLKLGDSSIRSHHLDLLKEEFLKDNDIKGEFNDAIVQEALERFVKTQTTTEENSNDEVDDDSESKPDKKLAVAPWIRDEFKVICRIVKEVRDADLTEEEEKKANNDYEKQKKPKKGEKKQLQYFCEQIISKKIEAKMKESSAALLAAIGSAKDVALAGRMATSGLMTTIEGALAVAHVITTHAVDTDIDWFTAVDDLQKLGSGHLDTQEFSSGVFYRYASLNLRQLQVNLGLIPDIMAPETDGSRKEALEVASHVLHMLTTEVPSAKQQSFAAHNLADLAMVSFSDIPVSLANAFEEPVKPGPGFIKPSVKALHDYWQAIHAGYGLNERCAEFAINHVPPDGMMVRKTLEDLKTWVRANGKG, from the coding sequence ATGGACAAAAATTTTATCAATTTTCACATTCTTATTTCCCATAGTCCTTCATGCCTCAATCGGGATGATATGAACATGCAGAAATCGGCAATATTCGGCGGAAAGCGGCGGGTTCGCATCTCAAGTCAAAGTCTCAAACGCACTATGCGCACCAGTGAGTACTATAAATTAAAACTCGGAGATTCCAGTATACGTAGTCATCATTTGGACTTATTAAAAGAGGAGTTTTTGAAAGACAATGACATTAAAGGAGAATTTAATGATGCTATTGTTCAGGAAGCATTGGAGAGATTTGTAAAGACACAGACGACCACAGAAGAAAATAGCAACGATGAAGTTGATGATGATTCTGAAAGTAAACCGGACAAGAAACTGGCTGTTGCCCCATGGATAAGGGATGAATTTAAGGTCATTTGCCGTATTGTTAAAGAAGTTCGTGATGCTGATTTAACAGAAGAAGAGGAGAAAAAAGCAAATAATGATTATGAAAAACAGAAAAAGCCCAAGAAAGGTGAGAAAAAGCAGCTTCAATACTTCTGTGAACAGATTATTTCCAAAAAGATAGAAGCCAAAATGAAAGAGAGCAGCGCTGCTTTGTTGGCTGCCATAGGCTCTGCAAAAGATGTGGCACTTGCTGGGCGTATGGCGACCTCTGGCTTGATGACAACCATCGAAGGAGCATTGGCCGTGGCTCACGTCATCACCACGCACGCCGTAGATACGGACATAGATTGGTTTACGGCTGTCGACGATCTTCAAAAATTGGGATCTGGACATTTGGATACGCAGGAATTTTCCAGCGGTGTTTTCTATCGTTATGCGAGCCTTAATCTCAGGCAGTTGCAGGTAAACCTCGGCCTTATTCCCGACATCATGGCCCCAGAAACCGATGGAAGTCGCAAAGAAGCGCTTGAGGTTGCCTCACATGTACTTCACATGCTGACAACTGAAGTCCCTTCTGCCAAACAGCAGAGTTTTGCCGCTCACAACTTGGCCGACTTGGCGATGGTATCATTTTCCGATATTCCTGTATCGCTGGCGAATGCATTTGAAGAGCCGGTTAAGCCCGGCCCGGGATTCATCAAACCGTCGGTTAAAGCTCTTCATGATTACTGGCAAGCCATACATGCCGGCTATGGGTTGAATGAGCGGTGTGCTGAATTTGCTATAAACCATGTGCCACCTGATGGAATGATGGTCAGAAAGACTTTGGAGGATTTGAAAACCTGGGTGCGAGCCAATGGAAAGGGGTAG
- the cas6e gene encoding type I-E CRISPR-associated protein Cas6/Cse3/CasE: MYLSKILIKGPACRNPYEIHKVLWNLFPVDEAADRDFLFRVSHADRNRAEILMQSIREPERSSDKVQILACKDYPLLLIPGQRLRFLLLANPVKTIDDEAGRTKADGATKKCRVPLIREEEQRSWMERKFQHVASIETLVIDPVFPLIFRKSREGRIGKIQPVCFQGVLKVEEPVSMTELIEKGVGPAKAFGCGLLSLARA; the protein is encoded by the coding sequence ATGTACCTGAGTAAAATACTGATAAAAGGCCCTGCTTGCCGCAATCCTTATGAAATTCATAAGGTGTTATGGAACCTGTTCCCCGTGGATGAGGCTGCCGATCGTGATTTCCTTTTCCGTGTCAGTCATGCGGATCGTAATCGTGCTGAGATCCTAATGCAATCGATCAGGGAACCGGAAAGATCGTCAGATAAAGTGCAAATACTGGCATGCAAGGACTATCCGTTGCTTTTGATTCCTGGGCAACGGTTACGTTTCCTGCTGTTGGCCAATCCAGTCAAAACGATCGATGACGAAGCCGGGCGAACAAAGGCGGATGGAGCAACGAAAAAGTGCCGTGTGCCGCTAATTCGTGAAGAGGAACAACGTTCTTGGATGGAGCGAAAATTTCAGCATGTGGCATCCATCGAAACACTTGTCATAGATCCTGTTTTTCCACTCATATTTAGGAAAAGTAGGGAAGGCCGTATCGGAAAGATTCAGCCGGTTTGTTTTCAAGGTGTCCTGAAAGTAGAAGAGCCAGTAAGCATGACGGAGTTGATCGAAAAGGGGGTTGGCCCTGCTAAAGCCTTCGGTTGTGGTCTGCTATCCTTGGCAAGGGCTTGA
- the casA gene encoding type I-E CRISPR-associated protein Cse1/CasA, giving the protein MNLLTEQWIPVRPLEGGKSGKISLRDLLCGEEKWELYLPRDDMELAAIQLLICITQVLITPKCPAELKRFIAKPLSVADYEVAIQPYIDWFQLDHPKYPFMQVRGVVAKDPTPMDKLLAGLTGATNCCFVNENGLAEKLCGGCASIALFNLGSCSPSFGGGFKPGLRGPSAPITTLIQGRHLRETIWLNVLNEEEVEKTIPWYQQTKQQKTTSLEPIKAGENISIQKIGLIRGLLWQPACVELLPVSGEGVCDCCGFLSNHVYLFFAKAKFNYTVEGTWPHPHSPMTTIKKRDGMKEKIASFGTSTAPSWTQLARIVVQQQIDHDSIEGHQPAAVIQQVRMLYGQQAQKLHLIVGGYLNRAGQASITGRRHEVFTLNHGWDRNTNVIKELVSVGIGYKGAVTSALFFFCKGFKDKKVKTNTLKGLGDKIDLPKVAEARFYRRSEPTIENTLANIDFDNPELELAKMRKALKRISEDIFEESIRPYLNDPELIRTLAASRRTLFKHLNNLEPQQGKGRNNGKEGTS; this is encoded by the coding sequence ATGAATCTTTTGACCGAACAATGGATTCCGGTCCGACCGCTTGAGGGTGGCAAATCAGGCAAGATTTCTCTGCGCGATCTTCTGTGTGGAGAAGAAAAATGGGAGTTGTACCTGCCGAGGGACGATATGGAGCTTGCAGCAATACAGCTTCTGATCTGCATAACTCAAGTGCTCATTACGCCAAAGTGCCCTGCTGAATTGAAACGCTTCATTGCAAAGCCTCTGTCAGTAGCCGATTACGAAGTGGCGATTCAGCCCTATATTGATTGGTTTCAGTTAGATCATCCCAAATATCCCTTCATGCAAGTGCGCGGTGTAGTGGCTAAAGATCCGACCCCGATGGACAAGCTCTTGGCTGGGCTGACAGGGGCAACCAATTGTTGTTTTGTAAATGAAAATGGCTTGGCTGAAAAACTTTGCGGAGGATGTGCGAGCATTGCGTTATTCAATCTGGGCTCTTGCTCCCCTAGCTTTGGCGGTGGTTTTAAACCTGGCTTGCGAGGCCCGTCAGCACCTATCACTACACTCATTCAGGGACGGCATCTTCGGGAAACAATATGGCTCAATGTGCTCAATGAAGAAGAAGTAGAGAAAACTATTCCTTGGTATCAACAGACAAAACAGCAAAAAACGACGTCACTCGAACCAATTAAGGCAGGTGAAAATATTTCCATACAAAAGATAGGTTTAATACGAGGTCTTTTGTGGCAACCAGCATGTGTTGAACTTTTGCCCGTTAGTGGCGAAGGAGTCTGTGACTGTTGTGGCTTTTTAAGCAATCATGTTTATTTATTTTTTGCCAAAGCCAAATTCAACTACACAGTTGAAGGAACGTGGCCGCATCCGCATTCTCCGATGACGACAATAAAAAAGCGGGATGGGATGAAAGAAAAAATCGCATCGTTTGGTACATCGACTGCTCCATCTTGGACACAGCTTGCTCGAATAGTCGTCCAACAACAAATTGATCATGACAGTATAGAGGGGCATCAACCGGCGGCTGTAATTCAACAAGTTCGAATGCTTTATGGTCAGCAAGCACAGAAGCTTCATTTAATTGTGGGAGGTTACTTGAATAGAGCTGGGCAGGCTTCCATAACAGGGAGACGTCATGAGGTGTTTACCCTCAACCATGGATGGGATCGGAACACAAATGTCATCAAGGAACTTGTATCAGTAGGCATAGGGTACAAGGGAGCTGTGACCAGTGCATTATTCTTTTTTTGTAAAGGATTTAAGGACAAAAAAGTTAAGACGAACACGCTAAAAGGTCTTGGCGATAAAATTGATTTGCCAAAGGTTGCAGAAGCACGATTTTACCGTAGATCGGAACCAACAATCGAGAATACACTTGCAAATATCGATTTTGATAATCCCGAGCTGGAATTGGCTAAGATGAGGAAAGCACTCAAACGTATTTCCGAAGATATTTTCGAAGAATCAATACGTCCTTACCTAAACGATCCAGAATTGATTCGTACGTTAGCGGCATCGAGAAGAACACTTTTCAAGCATCTGAATAATCTTGAACCACAACAGGGGAAAGGAAGGAACAATGGAAAAGAAGGAACTTCCTGA
- the cas2e gene encoding type I-E CRISPR-associated endoribonuclease Cas2e: protein MLVTVVENAPPRLRGRLAIWLLEVRAGVYVGKVSRRVREMIWQQIEEGIEDGNAVMAWSTNTESGFDFMTLGVNRRIPVEMDGIKLVSFLPENDQQRE from the coding sequence ATGCTGGTCACCGTGGTTGAAAACGCCCCGCCGCGTTTGAGAGGCCGTCTTGCTATCTGGCTTTTGGAGGTACGGGCAGGGGTTTATGTTGGTAAGGTATCCCGGCGAGTCCGCGAGATGATTTGGCAGCAGATTGAAGAGGGAATTGAAGATGGAAATGCTGTTATGGCCTGGAGTACGAATACCGAGTCAGGTTTTGACTTCATGACCTTAGGAGTCAACCGACGAATCCCTGTGGAAATGGATGGAATTAAGCTTGTTTCTTTTCTGCCGGAGAATGATCAGCAAAGAGAGTGA
- a CDS encoding cache domain-containing protein: MKKRLLIVMVAFALIAGFYGWAGAQTATKEDAMAMVERAGKLIEEKGDAALAAISDPKGEFINRKKALYVFVYDENIVVVAHPYLHELIGQCLKGKPDDQGRMFRDEIVGKALTKGSGWTEYSYQKPIESAEGEVLYQTKYKKNTYGKLFKYGDKKYIVCSGTYE, from the coding sequence ATGAAAAAAAGGCTTTTGATCGTAATGGTGGCTTTTGCACTGATTGCCGGTTTCTATGGATGGGCGGGAGCACAGACGGCAACGAAGGAGGATGCGATGGCCATGGTCGAGAGGGCGGGCAAACTGATTGAAGAGAAGGGCGATGCTGCCCTTGCGGCAATCAGCGACCCCAAGGGCGAATTCATCAACAGGAAAAAAGCACTTTATGTCTTTGTTTATGACGAGAATATCGTCGTCGTGGCTCACCCCTATCTGCATGAACTGATCGGACAGTGCCTGAAGGGAAAACCCGATGATCAGGGTCGAATGTTTCGGGATGAAATTGTCGGAAAGGCTTTGACAAAGGGCAGCGGCTGGACAGAATACAGTTATCAGAAGCCGATTGAATCGGCGGAGGGGGAGGTCTTATACCAGACCAAGTACAAAAAAAATACCTATGGAAAGCTATTCAAGTACGGCGACAAGAAGTACATCGTCTGTTCGGGAACATACGAGTGA